One region of Streptomyces capillispiralis genomic DNA includes:
- a CDS encoding thioesterase II family protein, whose translation MTNRLGAARQNTAVIRPKQLDDAATTLVCLGFCGGGTGAYHPWAEVVAPDVDLALVCYPGRDGRFMEDFATTWDELAEDATRAVVSAVGDRPYVLFGHSMGGWMAFDVATRLEARGSSVPDALAVSSCNAPARGLTPRDMFPARQDTDEDLMTWMRTHGLVAEHVLDDPDLLEMAVEIMRADIAVRDTFHHNGALGVTMPVQFLAGAEDVVIEADAPARWKELALGSYRHDQLPGGHFYTPEVWRTLPTRISAINP comes from the coding sequence ATGACCAACCGCCTGGGGGCGGCCCGGCAGAACACCGCCGTGATCCGCCCGAAACAGCTCGACGACGCCGCCACCACCCTGGTCTGCCTGGGCTTCTGCGGCGGCGGCACCGGGGCCTACCACCCGTGGGCCGAGGTCGTCGCACCGGACGTGGACCTCGCGCTGGTCTGCTACCCCGGCCGGGACGGCCGCTTCATGGAGGACTTCGCCACTACCTGGGACGAGCTCGCCGAGGACGCCACCCGCGCCGTCGTCTCCGCCGTCGGCGACCGCCCCTACGTCCTGTTCGGCCACAGCATGGGCGGTTGGATGGCCTTCGACGTCGCCACCCGGCTGGAGGCCCGGGGCAGCTCCGTCCCCGACGCCCTGGCGGTGTCCTCGTGCAACGCCCCGGCCCGCGGCCTCACCCCGCGCGACATGTTCCCGGCCCGCCAGGACACCGACGAGGACCTGATGACCTGGATGCGCACCCACGGGCTGGTCGCCGAACACGTGCTCGACGACCCGGACCTGCTGGAGATGGCTGTGGAGATCATGCGCGCCGACATCGCCGTGCGTGACACCTTCCACCACAACGGCGCCCTGGGCGTCACCATGCCGGTGCAGTTCCTCGCCGGCGCCGAGGACGTGGTGATCGAGGCCGACGCGCCCGCCCGGTGGAAGGAGCTGGCCCTCGGCTCCTACCGGCACGACCAGCTGCCCGGCGGGCACTTCTACACCCCCGAGGTATGGCGGACCCTGCCCACCCGGATCAGCGCGATCAACCCGTAG